CCCGGCCTGCGCCATGGCAGTAATCGCCTTGCGGATCACCGGCAGGTCGTACTCCCCCGGGTTCCGGCGGCTGCCATCCGGCCGGTACAACGTGCGTTCCAGACGGCGACTGAGCAGTGTGCTCGCCTCTTTCAGCCCTTTGCCGTCGGCATCCGCAGGTTTACTTTCTGGATGCTGGCGCCAGAAAGCGCGCACGCAGAACTCAGGATTGATTTCGCAGACATACTGCGCTTCGGTGTAAGCCCGCCCAAAACGACGGATCAGATCCGGCTGCTGGGTAAAAGTATCCTGATGGGCGATAAAGCCGTTGCCGGGGGTTTCCTGAAAGACATCCGGATAAGCAATACGGCGGATTTTCGTACCAGTAAGCTCAAAGATATCGCCCCAACTGCTGTTGTAGTTAAGCGCATCCACCTTTTTACTGCGCAGCGCCTGGAAGCCGGAACCCAGCACGCCGACCGCCACAAATTCAACATTCTTCCCCGGTTCCAGCCCGGCAACGCGCAATGCTGCGCGGCTGCCCGGAATGGTGCCCCAGGTCAGCGTGCCAACGCCAACCTTCTTATCTTTCAGGTCAGCAAGAG
The window above is part of the Pectobacterium araliae genome. Proteins encoded here:
- a CDS encoding ABC transporter substrate-binding protein translates to MRLKYLLPTLIFAASQAQALDEVTVALAIPPAVHDGAPYAAAEELGLFKEQNLAVKVLIFQGAGALLPQVASKRVTFGYPVSEPVISSYFNGKNPLPLRYFYNGTPAQTMEYTVLADSPVKTLADLKDKKVGVGTLTWGTIPGSRAALRVAGLEPGKNVEFVAVGVLGSGFQALRSKKVDALNYNSSWGDIFELTGTKIRRIAYPDVFQETPGNGFIAHQDTFTQQPDLIRRFGRAYTEAQYVCEINPEFCVRAFWRQHPESKPADADGKGLKEASTLLSRRLERTLYRPDGSRRNPGEYDLPVIRKAITAMAQAGEFPSDNVPVDRIFSNEFVPAFSDFDKDALRARAEAAK